In the Agromyces flavus genome, TCGTGGTCGACGGCGTGCCGATCCCGCTCGGGCAGTCGGAGTCCGACCCCGCCGACTGATCGACGGTCGTGAGCCGTCCTCCCCAGAGGAACGTGCGCAGCGGGTTCGCCACCGGTCGGCCGCCGTCGCGCCGGTGAACCGGCCTCAGTCGGCACCCTTGGGCACATGGCCCACAACACCGAACTCGGACGGCGCGGCGAACAGCTCGCGGCCGAACACCTCGAGTCGCGCGGCATGCGCGTCATCGACCGCAACTGGCGCTGCCGCCACGGTGAACTCGACCTCGTGGCGCGCGACGGAGACGAGACCGTCTTCGTCGAGGTCAAGACGCGCGCCGGCGACGGCTTCGGCCACCCGTTCGAGGCGATCACCGCGCGCAAGCTCGCGCGCCTGCGTCGTCTGGCGCTCGAGTGGTGCGGCGAACGCGGCGCTCCCGCCGGGCGCATCCGCATCGATGCGGTCGCCGTGTTCGCGCCGTCCTCGTCGCCGGCGATCGTCGAGCACCTCGAGGGGATCGCCTGATGCCGGTCGCGCG is a window encoding:
- a CDS encoding YraN family protein, producing MAHNTELGRRGEQLAAEHLESRGMRVIDRNWRCRHGELDLVARDGDETVFVEVKTRAGDGFGHPFEAITARKLARLRRLALEWCGERGAPAGRIRIDAVAVFAPSSSPAIVEHLEGIA